The window GAAAAATCCTCGGGAGCTATAACCAGTGCAGGCGCAACGGCGTTGACTAAAACCTCGGGTGCAAGCTCTTCGGCAAGAACCTGGGTGATACCGTAGAGTCCATATTTGGTTATCAAATAGGGTCCATAATCTTTATAAGCCGTCCCTTTAATGGTACATCGATCTGTAATGTTAATAATCCGACCCCATCCCCTCTGTTTCATGTCCATTCCTATCTTCCCGGCCAGATAGAAAGGAGCCCTCATATGGATTGCAACCAACTGATCAAAAATCCCTTCATAGAACTCACGATTCAAGAAAAGCCCTTCAAAGGGCGTTTTAGGGAACTCGGAAGCATTATTCACCAGAATATCGATTTGTCCAAATTCTGCCACAGCCTTTTGAATGAGAGAATCACAATCTGCCAGTTTGACCAAATCTGCTTGAAGAGCAAGGCCCCGAGCTCCTCTTTCTGTGATGGCTCGAACTGTTTCTAACGCTTCTTCCCGGCTCCTTCGGTAATTGACAACCACATCGATACCTTCTTCTGCAAGCCTTAAGGCGATCTGCCTACCGATTCGTCGAGCCCCTCCTGTAACCAGAGCCACCTTTCCTTTAAGCATGGTTCATTCTCATCCCATACGCATCAAGGTAAGGATTAGATGTGGGGTCCAGGCCTCCCCCTTGCCTTCCCCAAAGGTGGATTTAGAAGGTTACCCGCCAAATTCCCTCTGGAGGGGGAAGGGAGGTGTTCAGGCTAAAAATAAGGTTTTCCTCTTCTTAGCTTGATGCGTATGACCCTTAAGCCCCTCTCCCACAGCGGGGGGTTAAAAGACCCCCTTTCCCAATCCTTCCCCTTCTCCGGCAGGGGAAGAAACGTTGTGGTTAAGTTCCCCTTCCTTACGAAGTGGGGAAGGGTTAGGGTTAATAAAAATTAACATGTGGTCCCGGAAGGATCGCCAAGATAAGCAGCCCTTTGCCTTTCTTCTCTATCCGGGAGTTCTGCCTTTTTGATTACTTTATTATAAACCATTTCAATGTTACCATCGATACGTTCCCGGTACTGGCCCCGAGGGTACTTGGACATGGGTTTCTCATACTGAGGGGCCAATTGATCCGCCACGGCTTTCTTCATTTCATCCAGGGTCGCTCCTTCTGCGGCAGCCTTCTTTACCGCTGCAATGAGATCGGTTAAATAACCTCGAAAGAATTTTAGATGATCTTTGGGAGCTACTTCTCCATGTCCCACGATCATGTGGGTGAAGTCTAATTTCTCTACTTCATTTAAAGTCTGTATCCATTCCTCCGGATAGCTGTCGTTGAGAAAGGGCATCCAGTCGATAACACTGTCTCCCGTTATCAGGACTTTTTCCTGAGGTAAATAAATAA is drawn from Candidatus Limnocylindrales bacterium and contains these coding sequences:
- a CDS encoding SDR family oxidoreductase, which gives rise to MLKGKVALVTGGARRIGRQIALRLAEEGIDVVVNYRRSREEALETVRAITERGARGLALQADLVKLADCDSLIQKAVAEFGQIDILVNNASEFPKTPFEGLFLNREFYEGIFDQLVAIHMRAPFYLAGKIGMDMKQRGWGRIINITDRCTIKGTAYKDYGPYLITKYGLYGITQVLAEELAPEVLVNAVAPALVIAPEDFSPEEIQQIREKLPLKQEVTPEEIAEEVVHLVKSKGKTGSTILIDAGAGVRTF